A window from Candidatus Neptunochlamydia vexilliferae encodes these proteins:
- a CDS encoding plasmid pRiA4b ORF-3 family protein, whose product MPGKILKLKISLLRLNPLIWRRVLIDMAGDLEDLHRTIQLAMGWENCHLYSFRYGNQEFGCDEEGFSNERLAALSLREKDEILYEYDFGDCWEHKVKVEAILSKEKGVFYPKCLEGARACPPEDCGGVWGYEENLEIMCDKNHPEYEDTVQWMGKDFDPEHFDLKSVNRNLEGAFVRY is encoded by the coding sequence ATGCCAGGAAAGATTTTAAAGCTGAAGATCTCTCTACTAAGACTGAACCCATTGATCTGGAGACGGGTGTTGATCGATATGGCTGGAGATCTGGAAGATCTCCATAGGACGATTCAACTTGCGATGGGTTGGGAAAACTGCCATCTTTATAGTTTTAGGTATGGCAATCAGGAGTTTGGCTGTGATGAAGAGGGCTTTTCTAATGAGAGGCTTGCTGCTCTTAGCTTGAGGGAAAAAGATGAGATTTTATACGAGTATGACTTTGGCGACTGCTGGGAACACAAGGTGAAAGTTGAAGCAATTCTTTCTAAAGAGAAGGGAGTGTTTTACCCGAAATGTCTAGAAGGAGCAAGGGCTTGTCCTCCTGAAGACTGTGGAGGGGTCTGGGGCTATGAGGAAAACCTCGAAATCATGTGTGATAAGAACCATCCTGAATACGAGGATACCGTTCAGTGGATGGGGAAGGATTTTGATCCCGAGCACTTTGACCTTAAGAGCGTGAATCGTAACCTGGAAGGGGCATTTGTCCGTTATTGA